The Acetivibrio saccincola genome window below encodes:
- a CDS encoding lipase family protein: protein MYDKSSLKIHSHFLNCQINTVVSEPSNKVYIKTVVKNSNGKVMPGAKVEITIEEGLGEILTLSRTTNKYGELLSVYIPPESHEINPLNPLIVTIKSKIKDTDIYSSLSFKLIPVPVVFVHGYQESSMVFDNMNEFLVSKGFTTLSVDFDSTKGVVFASNELKKFLKEKKSEFLKEGILVNKFTLISHSLGGLVSRYYTSSEDYLEHENVYKMIFLSVPHSGSHIASIGKNYFNDRSIKDLVPDSPLFSTTFSNMINEGLNSSIQVGNIYSQYDEVVTLESAGLDEWNIKTEIFSVEENKFTMDNLLDGSILEAPNHKGILNNKKVFERIHQMLKEKLDYPVDKKKEILRPF, encoded by the coding sequence ATGTATGACAAAAGCAGCCTTAAAATTCACTCACATTTTTTAAATTGCCAAATTAATACTGTGGTAAGTGAACCGTCAAATAAAGTATATATAAAAACCGTGGTTAAAAATTCCAACGGAAAGGTTATGCCCGGTGCCAAAGTTGAAATTACCATTGAAGAGGGCTTGGGGGAAATACTTACTTTAAGTAGAACAACAAATAAATACGGTGAGCTGCTTTCTGTTTATATCCCTCCTGAAAGTCACGAAATAAACCCATTAAACCCTTTAATCGTGACTATTAAATCTAAAATAAAGGATACAGATATATATTCATCCCTTTCCTTTAAACTTATCCCAGTACCTGTTGTCTTTGTCCACGGGTACCAGGAAAGCTCAATGGTATTTGACAACATGAATGAATTTTTGGTATCTAAGGGCTTTACAACCCTTTCTGTTGACTTTGATTCTACCAAAGGTGTTGTTTTTGCTTCTAATGAGCTAAAAAAATTCCTAAAAGAAAAAAAGTCAGAATTTTTAAAGGAGGGAATACTGGTAAATAAGTTTACCCTTATTTCCCACAGCTTAGGAGGCCTTGTCTCCAGATACTATACATCCAGTGAAGATTATTTAGAACATGAGAATGTATATAAAATGATTTTTCTGTCGGTGCCTCACAGTGGCTCACATATTGCATCAATTGGAAAGAACTATTTTAATGACCGGTCTATAAAAGACCTGGTTCCGGACAGTCCTCTCTTTTCCACAACATTCTCCAATATGATAAACGAAGGTCTTAATTCTTCAATACAAGTGGGAAATATCTACAGCCAGTATGATGAGGTTGTCACATTAGAAAGCGCCGGCCTTGATGAATGGAATATAAAAACTGAAATTTTCAGTGTGGAAGAAAACAAATTTACAATGGACAATCTCCTTGATGGAAGTATTTTAGAAGCTCCCAATCATAAAGGAATTTTAAACAATAAAAAAGTTTTTGAAAGAATTCACCAAATGTTAAAGGAAAAATTGGATTATCCTGTTGATAAAAAGAAGGAAATATTAAGACCTTTTTAG
- a CDS encoding copper amine oxidase N-terminal domain-containing protein, giving the protein MVNGSRINFPDAQPFIDENGRTQVPVRFVSEALGADVGWDGKTKTVTIEQGRNKITLVVGKSEYTVNGKTMEMDTTVLLLEDRTFVPVRFVSEGLGANVEWNASIRTVYITTGGTVPTPSPEEGEIRYYDGIAFNPATDVDEFGRMTIEKSQEFLLKMADQLAFVKENGRYYIVGEYPEIPEEFEWAVGIGINLKSGGRRNFSTLTARKEYLIPNEGSFKKDTTGLIDINDIDSFGITISVLNKDINEDLGILEIAYVIDGTLSDGNDRRVAFVPESGSIPQISYTDSFNFEKMFQW; this is encoded by the coding sequence GTGGTAAACGGCAGTAGGATAAACTTTCCGGATGCTCAGCCCTTTATTGATGAAAATGGACGTACACAGGTACCTGTAAGATTTGTAAGTGAGGCATTGGGAGCAGATGTAGGATGGGACGGCAAAACAAAGACGGTCACTATAGAACAGGGAAGAAATAAAATAACTTTGGTGGTAGGTAAATCAGAGTATACAGTTAACGGCAAGACAATGGAAATGGACACAACTGTGCTTTTGTTGGAAGACAGGACATTTGTACCTGTAAGGTTTGTAAGTGAGGGACTAGGTGCAAATGTTGAGTGGAATGCTTCAATAAGGACTGTGTATATAACAACAGGAGGAACTGTGCCAACTCCAAGTCCTGAAGAGGGGGAAATAAGGTATTATGACGGCATTGCCTTTAATCCTGCAACAGATGTTGATGAATTTGGAAGGATGACAATAGAGAAGTCCCAGGAGTTTTTATTAAAGATGGCAGACCAGTTAGCTTTTGTGAAAGAAAACGGCAGGTATTATATTGTAGGTGAGTATCCTGAAATACCGGAGGAATTTGAGTGGGCAGTGGGGATAGGTATAAACCTCAAAAGCGGAGGAAGGCGAAATTTTTCAACTTTAACTGCTCGTAAAGAATATCTTATACCTAATGAAGGTTCTTTTAAAAAGGATACAACAGGATTGATAGATATAAATGATATTGATAGTTTTGGTATAACAATTTCGGTACTTAATAAGGATATAAATGAGGATTTAGGGATATTAGAAATTGCATATGTTATAGATGGCACTTTAAGTGACGGCAACGACAGAAGGGTGGCTTTTGTTCCGGAATCAGGTTCAATTCCACAAATATCTTATACCGATTCTTTTAACTTTGAGAAAATGTTTCAATGGTAA
- a CDS encoding accessory gene regulator ArgB-like protein, which translates to MRFIQAMSYKGADYLMKQRQENHEKRRVYYYGFQILIGGMVKLILLTLLALITQTLKSSIVIVLIFSSFRMLAGGYHMDTYGKCIGVSVGLFIIAGMVSTYTYQQWPTYSIIALIGIVFIISIISVIKWAPSDNPNRPITDEKEFLRFKRLSIVYVVVWGGAVLTALYYNYNMYVLAACFGLLLEVFSITPLGHKFFDTVKNSFNKKKKRKVSH; encoded by the coding sequence ATGAGGTTTATACAAGCTATGTCCTACAAAGGTGCAGACTACTTGATGAAGCAAAGGCAGGAGAACCATGAAAAAAGAAGGGTATACTACTATGGTTTTCAAATTTTGATAGGCGGTATGGTAAAACTCATATTACTGACTCTTCTGGCTCTGATAACTCAAACCCTCAAATCATCAATTGTCATAGTACTTATATTTTCATCATTCAGGATGCTTGCCGGCGGATATCATATGGATACATACGGTAAGTGCATAGGGGTATCGGTAGGTCTTTTTATAATTGCCGGTATGGTATCTACATACACCTATCAGCAATGGCCCACATATTCAATTATTGCTTTAATTGGTATTGTATTTATCATCTCTATTATAAGTGTTATAAAATGGGCGCCTTCAGATAATCCAAACAGGCCGATTACAGATGAAAAGGAATTTTTGAGGTTTAAAAGGCTGTCAATTGTATATGTAGTAGTATGGGGAGGTGCTGTTTTGACAGCTTTATATTATAATTACAATATGTATGTACTGGCAGCATGTTTTGGGTTACTTCTGGAGGTGTTTTCAATTACTCCTTTAGGGCATAAATTTTTTGATACTGTTAAAAATAGTTTTAATAAGAAAAAGAAAAGAAAAGTGTCACACTGA
- a CDS encoding Rpn family recombination-promoting nuclease/putative transposase — protein sequence MPEGRINKEHDLGYKHLLTHKKTFIQLLRSFVKEDWVKEIDESQVMLINKSYVLQDFKEKESDIVYRLKIKGRNVIFYCLLELQSSVDYQMPLRLLFYMIEIWRDILKNTEHHEAERKGFKLPCIVPIVLYNGVNNWTVCRSFREMLDGNEIFSNHVLDFNYILFDVNRYEEEELLGLANLISGVFLLDQKIDSEQLKDRLVKMIEILGDLSEEEFGLFKGWLKWILKPRISEELRFKIDDILEKSRPTEVENMVYNLANTIDEMTQKAMEKGIEEGLQKGIKEGVLKVAKSALEKGADIDFVASITELDIEIVKKLKEEIERTK from the coding sequence ATGCCGGAAGGAAGGATAAATAAGGAACATGACCTGGGCTACAAGCATTTATTGACGCATAAAAAGACCTTTATTCAACTGTTGAGAAGTTTTGTAAAAGAAGACTGGGTAAAGGAAATAGATGAAAGTCAGGTTATGCTTATAAATAAAAGTTATGTTCTGCAGGATTTTAAGGAAAAAGAATCGGATATAGTATATAGGTTAAAGATAAAGGGTAGGAACGTAATATTTTATTGCTTGTTGGAACTGCAATCATCAGTTGATTATCAAATGCCGCTAAGACTGTTGTTCTACATGATAGAGATATGGCGTGATATACTAAAAAACACTGAGCATCATGAGGCAGAGCGAAAGGGTTTTAAACTTCCCTGTATAGTACCTATTGTACTGTACAATGGAGTAAATAATTGGACGGTATGCAGAAGTTTTAGGGAAATGCTTGATGGCAATGAAATATTTTCAAATCATGTATTAGATTTTAATTATATATTGTTTGATGTAAACAGATATGAGGAAGAGGAACTGCTGGGACTTGCAAACCTTATATCAGGAGTATTTCTATTGGACCAGAAAATAGATTCTGAACAGTTAAAAGACAGATTGGTAAAAATGATAGAGATATTAGGGGACCTGTCGGAAGAGGAATTTGGTTTATTTAAAGGTTGGCTAAAATGGATATTAAAGCCGAGGATATCAGAAGAATTGCGTTTTAAGATAGATGACATACTGGAAAAATCGAGACCAACGGAGGTGGAAAATATGGTTTACAATCTTGCCAATACAATTGACGAAATGACTCAAAAAGCTATGGAAAAGGGAATAGAAGAAGGATTACAAAAGGGAATAAAAGAAGGGGTATTGAAAGTTGCGAAATCAGCCTTGGAGAAGGGGGCAGACATAGACTTTGTAGCAAGTATTACCGAATTGGATATTGAAATAGTAAAGAAACTAAAGGAAGAAATTGAAAGGACAAAATAA
- a CDS encoding copper amine oxidase N-terminal domain-containing protein, giving the protein MVGKSEYTVNGKTMEMDTTVLLLEDRTFVPVRFVSEVLGANVEWNASIRTVYITTGGTVPTPSPEEGEIRYYDGIAFNPATDVDEFGRMTIEKSQEFLLKMADQLAFVKENGRYYIVGEYPEIPEEFEWAVGIGINLKSGGRRNFSTLTARKEYLIPNEGSFKKDTTGLININDIDSFGITISVLNKDINEDLGILEIAYVIDGTLSDGNDRRVAFVPESSSIPQISYTDSFNFEKMFQW; this is encoded by the coding sequence GTGGTAGGTAAATCAGAGTATACAGTTAACGGCAAGACAATGGAAATGGACACAACTGTGCTTTTATTGGAAGACAGGACATTTGTACCTGTAAGGTTTGTAAGTGAGGTACTAGGTGCAAATGTTGAGTGGAATGCTTCCATAAGGACGGTGTATATAACAACAGGAGGAACTGTGCCAACTCCAAGTCCTGAAGAGGGGGAAATAAGGTATTATGACGGCATTGCCTTTAATCCTGCAACAGATGTTGATGAATTTGGAAGGATGACAATAGAGAAGTCCCAGGAGTTTTTATTAAAGATGGCAGACCAGTTAGCTTTTGTGAAAGAAAACGGCAGGTATTATATTGTAGGTGAGTATCCTGAAATACCGGAGGAATTTGAGTGGGCAGTGGGGATAGGTATAAACCTCAAAAGCGGAGGAAGGCGAAATTTTTCAACTTTAACTGCTCGTAAAGAATATCTTATACCTAATGAAGGTTCTTTTAAAAAGGATACAACAGGATTGATAAATATAAATGATATTGATAGTTTTGGTATAACAATTTCGGTACTTAATAAGGATATAAATGAGGATTTAGGGATATTAGAAATTGCATATGTTATAGATGGCACTTTAAGTGACGGCAACGACAGAAGGGTGGCTTTTGTTCCGGAATCAAGTTCAATTCCACAAATATCTTATACCGATTCTTTTAACTTTGAGAAAATGTTTCAATGGTAA
- the nadB gene encoding L-aspartate oxidase, with protein sequence METDRYLIDFDTKDIEKQCYDVVIIGSGIAGVYTALEIPKDYNVLILTKETIEISNSVLAQGGIAVSLDKDDSPGLHFKDTIKAGAGLCNEESVWVLVNEAAQNIETLCEYGVEFDKEGINRLSLTREGAHSKRRIIHAGDTTGKEVCDKLVSVVRTKENVKIKERTFAVDLITEGDACKGVLAYDEDTSSYILYLSKMVICATGGFSKLYSYTTNPEVATGDGAALAYRAGAELMDLEFIQFHPTVLFHPENKSFLISEAVRGEGAYLRNVNGEKFMPQYHELAELAPRDIVSRAIFNEMQKTKSSNVYLDITFKDKEYLQKRFPKIYETCLSYGIDMSKDYIPVAPAAHYCMGGIKTDIYGRTNIKGLYACGEAACNGIHGANRLASNSLLEGLVFGRKIGFEVQSVIKKGKEPLEFNDFSVKSKRVSKAINKEEVKSEIQNIMTKYVGIIRDRGGLLYAKDKINEYYNAVKDMENHGIEDFELQNIILLSKLVVESALEREESRGAHYRMDFPETNDVKWKKNIIKSKK encoded by the coding sequence TTGGAAACAGACAGGTATCTTATAGATTTTGACACAAAGGATATAGAAAAACAATGCTATGATGTGGTTATCATAGGAAGCGGCATCGCCGGTGTGTATACAGCATTGGAGATACCAAAAGATTATAATGTCCTAATTTTAACAAAGGAAACTATAGAGATAAGCAATTCCGTACTGGCTCAGGGAGGAATTGCTGTATCTTTAGATAAGGATGATTCCCCAGGACTTCATTTTAAAGATACAATTAAGGCCGGTGCAGGTCTATGCAATGAGGAGAGCGTATGGGTGCTTGTAAATGAAGCAGCCCAAAACATAGAAACCCTGTGCGAGTATGGGGTTGAATTTGACAAAGAAGGCATCAACCGGCTTTCGCTGACAAGGGAAGGGGCTCACAGTAAAAGAAGAATAATACATGCAGGGGATACCACAGGAAAGGAAGTCTGCGACAAGCTGGTTTCCGTTGTAAGGACAAAGGAAAATGTAAAAATAAAAGAAAGAACCTTTGCTGTGGATCTTATAACAGAAGGGGATGCTTGCAAAGGCGTTTTAGCCTATGATGAAGATACATCTTCATACATTTTATATTTATCTAAAATGGTAATTTGTGCTACAGGTGGTTTTAGCAAGCTTTATTCATACACAACCAACCCGGAAGTTGCAACAGGGGATGGTGCTGCATTGGCATACAGGGCAGGGGCGGAATTAATGGATTTAGAATTCATTCAATTCCACCCGACAGTATTATTTCACCCTGAAAATAAAAGCTTTCTTATCTCTGAAGCAGTAAGGGGTGAGGGGGCTTACCTTAGGAATGTCAATGGAGAAAAATTTATGCCCCAATATCATGAGCTTGCTGAATTAGCACCAAGGGATATTGTTTCCAGGGCGATTTTTAACGAAATGCAAAAAACTAAATCTAGCAATGTGTATCTTGATATAACATTTAAGGATAAGGAATATTTGCAAAAGAGATTTCCCAAAATATATGAAACCTGCTTAAGCTACGGGATAGACATGTCAAAGGACTATATCCCTGTTGCTCCTGCTGCCCACTACTGTATGGGGGGGATTAAGACGGATATTTACGGCAGGACAAATATAAAAGGGTTGTACGCCTGCGGGGAAGCTGCCTGCAATGGTATTCACGGCGCCAACAGGCTTGCAAGCAATTCATTGCTGGAAGGTCTTGTATTTGGAAGAAAAATAGGATTTGAAGTTCAAAGTGTGATTAAAAAGGGTAAAGAGCCTTTAGAATTCAATGATTTTTCGGTAAAATCAAAAAGAGTTTCAAAAGCTATAAATAAAGAGGAAGTAAAATCAGAAATACAAAATATTATGACAAAGTATGTAGGAATAATAAGAGACCGTGGAGGTCTTCTTTATGCCAAAGATAAAATAAATGAATATTATAACGCCGTGAAAGATATGGAAAATCACGGAATAGAGGATTTTGAACTGCAAAATATAATTTTGTTATCAAAATTGGTTGTTGAATCTGCTTTAGAACGTGAAGAAAGCAGAGGCGCACACTACAGGATGGATTTTCCAGAAACTAATGATGTAAAATGGAAGAAAAACATAATAAAATCTAAAAAATAG
- a CDS encoding Rpn family recombination-promoting nuclease/putative transposase: MPEGRINKEHDLGYKHLLTHKKTFIQLLRSFVKEDWVKEIDESQVMLINKSYVLQDFKEKESDIVYRLKIKGRNVIFYCLLELQSSVDYQMPLRLLFYMIEIWRDILKNTEHHEAERKGFKLPCIVPIVLYNGVNNWTVCRSFREMLDGSEIFSNHVLDFNYILFDVNRYEEEELLGLANLISGVFLLDQKIDSEQLKDRLVKMIEILGDLSEEEFGLFKGWLKWILKPRISEELRFKIDDILEKSRPTEVENMVYNLANTIDEMTQKAMEKGIEEGIQKGIQKGIEEGLQKGIKEGVLKVAKSALEKGADIDFVASITELDIEIVKKLKEEIERTK, encoded by the coding sequence ATGCCGGAAGGAAGGATAAATAAGGAACATGACCTGGGCTACAAGCATTTATTGACGCATAAAAAGACCTTTATTCAACTGTTGAGAAGTTTTGTAAAAGAAGACTGGGTAAAGGAAATAGATGAAAGTCAGGTTATGCTTATAAATAAAAGTTATGTTCTGCAGGATTTTAAGGAAAAAGAATCGGATATAGTATATAGGTTAAAGATAAAGGGTAGGAACGTAATATTTTATTGCTTGTTGGAACTGCAATCATCAGTTGATTATCAAATGCCGCTAAGACTGTTGTTCTACATGATAGAGATATGGCGTGATATACTAAAAAACACTGAGCATCATGAGGCAGAGCGAAAGGGTTTTAAACTTCCCTGTATAGTACCTATTGTACTGTACAATGGAGTAAATAATTGGACGGTATGCAGAAGTTTTAGGGAAATGCTTGATGGCAGTGAAATATTTTCAAATCATGTATTAGATTTTAATTATATATTGTTTGATGTAAACAGATATGAGGAAGAGGAACTGCTGGGACTTGCAAACCTTATATCAGGAGTATTTCTATTGGACCAGAAAATAGATTCTGAACAGCTAAAAGACAGATTGGTAAAAATGATAGAGATATTAGGGGACCTGTCGGAAGAGGAATTTGGTTTATTTAAAGGTTGGCTAAAATGGATATTAAAGCCGAGGATATCAGAGGAATTGCGTTTTAAGATAGATGACATACTGGAAAAATCGAGACCAACGGAGGTGGAAAATATGGTTTACAATCTTGCCAATACAATTGACGAAATGACTCAAAAAGCTATGGAAAAGGGAATAGAAGAAGGAATACAAAAGGGAATACAAAAGGGGATAGAAGAAGGATTACAAAAGGGAATAAAAGAAGGGGTATTGAAAGTTGCGAAATCAGCCTTGGAGAAGGGGGCAGACATAGACTTTGTAGCAAGTATTACCGAATTGGATATTGAAATAGTAAAGAAACTAAAGGAAGAAATTGAAAGGACAAAATAA
- the nadA gene encoding quinolinate synthase NadA: MNKNEIRKKILELKEQRDAIIVAHNYQIDEVQEISDVIGDSLTLSKYCAESTKKVIVFCGVHFMAESAKILSPEKTVLLPEIDAGCPMADMVTVEELRKAKKKHPEAVVVCYINSSAEVKAESDICCTSSNAIQVVKSIKEKDILFVPDQHLASYVAKMVPEKNIIPWPGYCITHHRLTLEDVRKVRELHKDAELLIHPESPKEVVDKADFVGSTKQIIEYASKSKSKKFVIGTEMGIMYKLKKDNPDKTFYLLSQGLICPNMKKNTLMSVYNALNEMKYEINIDENIRVKAKEALDRMHNIQL; this comes from the coding sequence ATGAATAAGAATGAAATCAGAAAAAAAATATTAGAATTAAAAGAACAAAGGGACGCTATAATTGTAGCTCACAATTACCAGATTGATGAGGTACAGGAAATAAGCGATGTAATAGGGGATTCACTGACTCTCAGTAAATATTGTGCAGAAAGTACCAAGAAAGTTATTGTATTTTGTGGTGTGCATTTTATGGCAGAGAGTGCCAAGATACTGTCACCTGAAAAAACAGTACTACTGCCTGAGATAGATGCAGGATGTCCAATGGCAGATATGGTGACTGTAGAAGAATTAAGGAAAGCTAAGAAGAAACATCCTGAGGCGGTTGTTGTATGCTATATAAACTCATCAGCAGAGGTTAAGGCAGAGAGTGATATTTGTTGTACATCTTCTAATGCTATACAGGTGGTAAAATCCATTAAAGAAAAGGATATACTATTTGTGCCTGACCAACACTTAGCAAGTTATGTTGCAAAAATGGTCCCGGAAAAGAACATCATTCCGTGGCCGGGATACTGCATTACACACCACAGACTGACACTTGAGGATGTAAGAAAGGTAAGGGAACTGCACAAAGACGCTGAGCTTTTAATTCACCCTGAGAGCCCTAAAGAAGTTGTGGATAAAGCAGATTTTGTGGGCAGCACAAAACAAATAATTGAATATGCTTCAAAGTCCAAATCAAAGAAATTTGTAATAGGTACAGAAATGGGAATAATGTATAAGCTAAAGAAAGATAACCCGGATAAGACATTTTATCTGCTTTCACAGGGTCTGATTTGCCCGAACATGAAGAAGAATACCCTGATGAGTGTATATAATGCACTAAATGAAATGAAATATGAAATTAATATAGATGAAAACATCAGGGTTAAAGCAAAAGAAGCATTAGACCGTATGCACAATATCCAGCTTTAA
- the nadC gene encoding carboxylating nicotinate-nucleotide diphosphorylase, whose product MLNAFEIDKIILAGLKEDMPFGDITTDNLIDEASQSEAVLIAKDTGVIAGIDIAKRVFEILDKNVVFEKKIVDGERVKSGDIIAEIKGNTRALLKGERTALNLLQHLSGIATKTMNLCDKIKGTKSKVVDTRKTTLGLRALEKYAVRVGGGNNHRFSLSDGVMIKDNHIKAAGGIKEAVKKIREKIPHTIKIEVETETLEQVKEALEAGADIIMLDNMGGDKIKKAVKIVSGKAVIEASGNVDSDSISAIAEAGVDIISVGSLTHSVSAFDISMKFK is encoded by the coding sequence ATGTTAAATGCATTTGAAATTGATAAAATAATATTAGCCGGTTTAAAAGAGGATATGCCCTTTGGGGATATTACAACTGACAACTTAATTGATGAAGCTTCACAGTCGGAAGCAGTATTAATTGCAAAGGATACAGGTGTAATAGCCGGCATTGACATTGCCAAAAGGGTTTTTGAAATTTTAGACAAAAATGTTGTTTTTGAAAAAAAGATAGTAGACGGGGAAAGGGTAAAAAGTGGTGATATAATAGCAGAAATAAAAGGAAATACAAGGGCATTACTAAAGGGAGAAAGAACAGCTTTAAACCTCCTTCAGCATCTTAGCGGCATTGCCACAAAGACAATGAATTTATGTGATAAGATAAAAGGCACAAAATCTAAAGTTGTTGATACAAGAAAGACCACTTTAGGACTCAGGGCTTTGGAAAAATACGCTGTAAGGGTGGGAGGAGGGAATAACCACCGGTTTTCCCTGTCAGATGGTGTAATGATAAAAGATAACCATATAAAAGCGGCAGGTGGTATAAAAGAAGCAGTAAAAAAAATAAGAGAAAAAATACCCCATACAATTAAAATTGAAGTGGAAACAGAGACGCTAGAGCAGGTAAAAGAGGCACTTGAGGCAGGAGCGGATATAATTATGCTGGACAATATGGGGGGTGACAAAATAAAAAAAGCTGTTAAAATAGTTAGTGGAAAAGCTGTCATTGAAGCTTCTGGAAATGTGGACTCAGATTCTATATCAGCAATAGCGGAAGCCGGAGTTGACATAATTTCAGTTGGTTCACTGACACATTCAGTAAGTGCCTTTGATATAAGTATGAAGTTCAAATAA